acatataaataatagatagattcacaaaaataaagatctcctttttttaaaaaaaaagaagtataaaataaaaattgcaatagaaaaatatacaataatgatgaacttaatactattggaaaaatacatcatttgattaatttgttaatagattcatcaagtaaatacatcattgatattccaacttgtatccaagacatcattgatattgataaagtgctataagcaagattttctaaaaaaacaaaactacagttgttaaaacagactccgagctctcaattcaatccattttgtgagAATGTGATGCATTTCGTCTTGcctctcaattatttccctgtgacgaaaataaataggattaataaataaaaagatgaccaaaagaaaataatctaaaaggtaaaacaaacaatatattaaaaatataagaaatatcgaacaaagaagaaaaaataaagaaatttaaaaaggtgacaatatacagaaaaaatagtgattatcgagagagatgaataagagataatgaagattgaaaaattgtgagttttagagttcagacaaatgttatatatatagtaaaaaaaaatggacaaatgagtaattttgtctttaatatgaaattaaattcattaaagtcaaatatattgattccatttttaattttaaaaatatattagtaaattagtaattagtaaattagtaaataagacatattccattatattataaataaattaaataaattaatgcacatgaatataacacacatattccaatttttttaaataataataaaatattaattatattatgtgactctatataattataaaattatgaaaatatataatatattttttttaccgtaatacaatatatatatatatatatatatatatatatatatatatatatatatgtgaccttagtattttgatacacgaccatttagaaaaaattttgtgagagaataattttgatcataaagatttaatatttttttaattgaatttgaagaccataaaaattattatatccagctgacaattatacctaattattatatgcagttggcaatcttcctttcataaaaaaaaatttaaaaacaattgctttggtacaaatttttttttttttgacgaaattggtacaaaaataattattagagtaaatttatgattttcggtCAGCAAAAATAATGACTATATAATTGCTTGCTATATATAGCACTTCAGAAACAATTCCTTTTGTAataatgcaaaataaaaaaaaaatgaaaaatcatataaagtatttaattcatttatggCCAAAAATATGGGAGAAAAATGCATTTGGGAACGCCATGTGTACAGAATCCTTTCTATCAAACCCtcccaaataataataataataataataataataataataataataataataataataataataataataatagatagatagatagataggtAATAGATAATGGGGATAGataataggtgcattaaatacgatttataaacaataattaagaaatgattgaatttccaaattagccaaagattttaagtaaaatgatatcatcatgtattagagaaattgcaaaggccttcatagttagccacataggaattggagaaatattagaatgccacataagacatggatcaaggaaatgatgccacataggaataagaccatgagagagaaactcctaaatatataaataatagatatccATAAATCAGGGAAtacatgtaaaaaaatattaagtggCCTATTCGTAAAAGAATATTTCATAAGAATAATTTAGCAAATGCTTCATTCTCTCTATTATTTATACACTTTTTAATATGTATGAAATTATTCTACAGTGCAAAAAATTGACATCGGGTGAATTGATTCAGTAAAATTAACTATGATTAAATTTGAGTTGAAAGTTGTTTTTGGATTAGGCTAAGGACCTATCCGTGTGCTGAATCAGGTTACCGAACCGACGAATAAATAGAGCAGTCGATATGACATACACGTCTTAATTATAGGTGATTATCGCTTAGTAGAAACACGTAAACTATTTGAAGCTTGTAAATACCATCATTATCTCTAAAACATCTGATCAATATTAAATGATTCAAATCTTAAAAGAACTtttatttttggcttaattaataaaatggtcctttaaagacatttttggtttcatattggtcccttaaagaaaaaaaggtctaaataggtcccttaaagaaaaaaaggtctgaataggtcccttaaagacatcttcgttaatcagtttaatttgaatctttttttctttaagggaccaatctgaaataaaaaatatctttaagggaccattttattaattaagcctttatttttttatttaatataaattttgaaattaaaatataaaccgTTCGATCTTTTTACACAATCATACAAGCTTTAAGAGGACGACTTCATGACTCCTCATAAAGCAATGTCAGAATGAAGAtttaaaaacattaattatGAATATATCTGTAGAGGTCCACCTCATAAAGTCTTTAATCACCTTCCTTGAAACTTCTCCGAATCACAGAAAAATCTCTTctcataatttattaattaagtaTAAAATCAACAGATAACACTTCTTCTACAAGTTTCCACCGTGCTTATCATTTCTTCCAACTTCTTCTGTTGACCATTcttccaaaataaataacaaaccCACTTTTTTGGTAAGGAATCGCTTATTTTCATTTCACTTAGATTAGATTCCACAAATTCATtcattccttatttttatttttttgttttttcttgtcCCTTTATTCAACAAAAATCATTACCTTAATTTCCTAGATCTGTTCCTATCTTCGTAAAAAATAAGGTTAATTTCTCCTTCAGATTATAATCTTTGTAACAAACCAACACCATGTTATCTACCGATACACTTGTTGAGAATTTTCCTGGTTCTGTCAATGGATGCATGTTTGGAAACATTCCTGTCTCTGTTTTTTCAAATCAGAATCCAgaaaatggtttcaaatttgaagattcaaattcaatttcaatatcCCCTTCAACTCATTCAGATTCTCCAAATGATTCTGGTACAACCTCAAATGTTGAATCTTCTGAGAGTAGTAAATATTCAAATCCTATTCTTAGATTTATAAGTGATATTCTCATGGATGAAGAAGATTATTTGGAGAAAAAACCTTGTATGTTGCAAGATTGTTTGAAACTTCAAGCTGCTGAAAAATCATTTTATGATGTTTtaggtaataataataataataattttgaagcAGGAACAGTAACTAGTACTAGTTCTGAGAGTTATAGTAATTCTAGTTATACCACTGATAATTCTGTAGTTGATTATGATTCACCTGAAAATAATGCCTATgaggtgtttgataaaatgcctCAAGCTGTTTTCAATTTTCCAAGTGATGCTTGGAATATGAATCAAGAGGGTACTTTGATTTTGGGTTCTAGAGGAGGATCAAGGGAAAAGAGAGGTCTTTTGATGAATGATGTTGGTATTTTACATGAAGAGGATCTGAGAAGTAGCAAGGTTTCAGCTGTTTATTCTGATGATTCAGAGTTATCAGAGATGTTTGATGAGGTACTTCTTTGTAAGGATGGTAAAAGTCCATCCATTTTTGGTGCTAATTCTGAACCATCATCGCTTTCACATGTTTCTAGTTCATTAGGATCTAATGGAAAAACATCGCGTTCTAAGAAAGGTTCAAACAAGGTTAAAAAACTAAGTTCTACTGTAGATTTATGGACTTTGTTAACTCAATGTGCACAAGCTGTTGGTAGCTATGATCAAAGGAATGCAAATGATATACTCAAGCAGATTAGGCAGCACTCTTCAGCGCATGGTGATGGACTCCAGCGTTTAGCTCATTACTTTGCTGATGGCCTCGAGGCGCGGTTATCTGCCGGGACACCAATGTATAAACAACTGCAGTCATCGTCTTCTGCAGATATGCTAAAAGCTTACAAAGTTTACATCACAGCATCTCCATTTCAACGGATGTCGAATTTCTTAGCAAACAGAACTATTCTCGGTCTGGCACAAAACAAAAGCAGCCTCCATATTATTGACTTTGGTGTTTTCTATGGCTTTCAGTGGCCTTGCCTCATTCAGCGTCTTTCGGAAATGCCTCAGGGGCCACCGAGGCTTCGAATTACAGGAATTGATCTTCCTCAGCCAGGATTTAGGCCTGCAGAAAGAGTTGAGGAGACAGGTCGGCGACTTGAGAAGTACTGCAAGAGGTTTGGAGTTCCATTTGAGTACAATTGTCTTGCACAGAAATGGGACACTATCAGACTTGAGGATCTCAAGATTGATAGAGAAGAAGTAACAGTGGTTAACTGTTTATACAGATTGAAGAACCTTTCTGATGAAACGGTGACGGCGAATTGTCCGAGAGATGCTGTGTTGAGGTTGATAAGGAAGATTAATCCAAACATCTTCATACATGGAGTAGTGAATGGAACATATAATGCACCATTTTTTCTTACTAGGTTCAGAGAAGCACTGTTTCATTTCTCATCATTGTTTGATATGCTTGAAGCTACTGTGCCGCGTGAAGATCCATATAGGTTGATGTTTGAGAAAGGGTTATTTGGAAGGGATGCAGTGAATGTGATAGCTTGTGAAGGAGCAGAGAGAGTTGAAAGGCCAGAGACTTACAAGCAGTGGCAGGTTAGGAACAAGAGAGCAAGGTTCAAGCAACTTCCTTTGGCTCCAGAATTGGTGGATAGGGTGAAGGAAATGGTGAAGAAGGAATATCCGAAAGATTTTGTAGTTGATGAGGATGGGAAGTGGGTTCTGCAGGGTTGGAAAGGACGTATTCTGCATGCTGTTTCTTGTTGGGTTCCTGCTTAAACAAATTACCAAATTATTAGTCCTAGCACACTCTTTTTCTAgggattttttctttttttgtttactaATTTGTGTGTGAACGTAGTAAGCTGCAAAGTACTGAATAAGGGTATATTAATCTTGGATTTAAGTAGATTTAAATCATCATAATATACTTTTAAGTTGAATTAAGATTGGATATATTCTTATTGTATGTACTTTATATACAAGTTTATAGCAGTTTATGCATTGGCTCTAGTGGATACATTTGCAGTATTATgttctattttctttctttccgcATTTGAGTTTGTGTTTTAGATACCGGATTGACTAAGCCTTGTACAtggctcaaaaaaaaaaaaaattggtgttaGACTCTTCTTATAAGCAATCgttctattttcttcttattttggTCTTAGTCTCTTTTATTTGAAGTTGGTTGATTGAATTTAATTAAGGAGGTAAAAGTCTCCTaaagtttcataattattcaaatttgatATTCCATTTAAGAGAGAAATATCTTGTCAGTTAAGCATCAGGTGCATCTGGTTCTGGTTGTGCCTGGCTATAAGTAGAATTTGTCAAACTTTGCAAAGGTGCTGCATGACTCCTGTGACGTGCAACTCAGCCAGCTACCGTGTCTGGCTATCAGAGGAGATTCTTTGTGTATCAAAATCACGCAAGCTGAATATGAGAAAGTTTGGCTGACTACAAAAAGAATTTACATGGTAGGCTGAGGTTGAGTAAAGGCGATAAGCCGGTCACGGCACGGGACCTCCAAATCAAACTGGTAGCTTTGTGGAAAACTAGTAGTCCATGGAAAATGATTTCTCTTGGGAGAGGattctatgaatttaaattCACTTCTTATGAGGATATGCGTTTGGCTTGGTCTTCGGGAACGGTTAACTTGAAGCCCGGTGTCCTTCGTCTTTCCAAATGGACGAATGATTTTAACTCTTCTGCCCAAAGCCAAACCAATGTTCAGGTATGGATTCGATTGATGGAACTACCGCAAGAGTACTGGAGGCAACGTACTCTGTTCGAAATTGCGAGTGCAATTGGCATTCCCCTTGCTTTAGATGAGGCCAAGAAGAACAGAACTATCGGTCACTATGCACGTCTTCTCGTTGACTTGGATTTATCCAACCGAATCTTTGATGGAATTGTGGTTGAACGGGAGGGATTCACGTTTAAACTCCCGGTGGTTTATGAACGGCTCCCGGAGTTTTGTCCTCACTGTTATGTTATTGGTCATAATGTATCGAATTGCAGATCGGTACATCCGCCGACGGTAGAAGAGAAAATTGTTATGAAGAATAAGGAGCAGCCTGAGGTTAACAAGAAAACGTGAAACAAGAATTTGTGGCAAAGGCTATTACGCAATCCAAGCTACAACAGAAGCTTTTGACTTCCGCACAGTTACTACAGAAACCCGATATCATTATTCCATTACAGCAGAAACCTAATCCTTCTGCGGGTATTGATCTGGATTTTAATGCAGCAAAACCAGTTCTTGATATGGATGTTAATGCAGAAAAACCAGTCACTGCAGTTACAGCAGCAACCTGAAACGCAACAACCAGTTATTGCTCTGGCAGTTCATGCAGAAAAGCCAAAAGTGAAGATTGCAGCAAATGTTGCTAATGATAAAAGCGATACTTCTTTTAGCTTGGCTTTGGATAATGTTGTAGATGAAATAGTGCATGGTGATTTACAAACGAACATCCCTATTATTCAACAAGTAGAAACTGTTGTTACTCGTGATGGAGAGGAGGACGTCGCAGAAACACAATTTGATATTGTTATTGATGAACATGTTAACGAAGTAGAGCTCGCACAGCCAATTCATGTGGCAATGGTGCACTCAGATAGCTCAAGGGATGATGAAGAAACCGTTCCAGAAACTCAAACTACAATGCTTTCACAGGAGCCGCTTTTGAAACCGGTCCTTATGGAGGATATTGTGATCAGCAAGCATGGGCACAGCGAGCAGGCCAAGATACGCCCAATAAAGAGACTGATTATAAGCCGTTTTTATCTAAAAGTGCTAAGAAGAGGAATAAAAAATTAGCAAAGAATACAGGTAATTATTATACCCGGTCAAAGGGTCCCCCTCCTCCTTATTCCCAATGATCTTTATTAGAATGTGGCAGAGATTGGTAATCCTGAGGCTCAGGTTTCGTTGAAGGTTTTATGTACCAATCATAAGGTGGGCCTATGGCGGCTTCTGAGCCGAAAACTAGCCATTATAGCCAGCCTTCGACACGCTTTCACAGGGCTCCAATGGTGGAGTTCCATGCCACCGAATTTATCTGATGAACTTTTCGGGTCAGATGGAATATTCCTTATTTTCGTTTTCTTACTGTTTTGTTCTTTTTATCTTGTCGCTTGTTTTCATTTCCTTTTTGCTTTCTTTCTTGCTTTATTGGGTAAGGGTTGGCCCCcaatttgtaaatattttttccattttttttatatagagaCGAGCACTTAACATAAGATTAGGGTATATATAGCTGTCAAAGGGGCCGGCCCGATCCGGCCTGGCCCGGCCTGGAGGGGCCCGGTCAAATAAAGGGGTCGGCCCAGCCCGGTCCGTTAACTTCATGGCCCGACCTGCGTAGCCAGACCTGataagcaaaagcctacatggcccgatgggccggccaactaattttcataatattttttttttgaaaaaaaaaatatattctactaaatttatgttatataatctcccaaacaacaatatcttcctctttatcctcatcaaacaaacaaacaaatctctaacgaataatctcattctaatccaataagttttttgtcatattattattattactactaaaaaaatttccatgttttatatctttcattcatccattgtaatttaagtaaaaaaaaacaaaaatatagaaagaatgtaaaataaatacaataaaaagatgataggcttaaaataaccatattccgagttttatatccttcgttgtaattgcacaaaaaataaaataaaaagatgatatgcttaaaaataggaataaaatagattatagataggaacaaaacacaaataataacaataaaacaacaaaaaaaataaaaaaaaattatatatgaatttatgcataaaaatagaccaaaatataataataaaaagattataaaaaaaatttaaataattttttttaattcctaaggggccggcccaaaagCCTGTGGGCCGGCTCATGACAACCCATGAAAAAGCCTGATCTAATAAGGTTCGACCTCCTTTTTATGAAGTCCGTCCCGTGTAAAAGGatagggctaatgggccggcccgatagCCCGGCCCTTTTTGACAGATCTAAGGATATACAAGAGATTTCATTATGTTCTTAattcagttaaaaaaaaaatgtacttttttgtaatttcaaattatcttattcattatttttatgtAGCATAAATATCTCAACTAACtagatatattataaaaatttctttaccaaaaaaaaaaaaatattataaaaatatttatttagtaTTTATTATATCTTATCTTTAAAacctaattttaattatcaattacTTCTTTATCTTTTAGTGCCATATTCCATTTAATGCACTGTGTAGAGCAACGGGGTTGCAAAATATCAATCTTAGATTGAGAGAATATGTTATGAGACAAATATCTCAATTGTTAAGATTAACcattaaattataaacaaaaaaatatattaaccaTTAAATACAAACCAACTTCCAATGAATGAaggtaaattatttttaaaaaaaatttataattaaggccGAGTGATGATTCGATTGTTcctatttcttttttataaagattGTTCCTTTATATACAAACAAATTCACATCgtgtaataatatttataaagttaAGAATGAATATTCATACTTAAttggtataattttttattcttgCAATGAATATTCACTgtataatagtattttttttatttgtctattattgtctatttatttttgaagTTAAGAATGAAGATTTGTGTAAGTTAATTTGTATAAAATGCTgtctatttatttgtttatatatgttattgtatttgtaaatataaataattttaatatattatatttatttgtgcATACTATCTTATTTACCAAAGAATTTaccttttatttaatatttaacttGGGAAATGCCTGGTCTTTGCACCAGTTACCGGTAGtgataataaaataagatattgaTATAAGCTACTTTGGTCTAGTGTTGACGGGTTTGATTATTACGCTATAAGTTATGGGTTCAATCCCCagctcattataaaaaaataaaaaaataaataagatattgatattttattattgtattttattcaaaaaaatatatatataattgtataatttattttattcaaaataaatgCCTAGTTTTAGAATTTGTCGTGCTTAATGGAATTTGGTTTGGCCCCTCCTTTTATACTTGTTTTATTATCTctctttatatattatattttggtGTGGATAGCTCTTAGCTTCCACCTTTtggttaaataaaaaataaaaaatctttgcatgaaaaattatattagatcttaaaaaatctttttttttttgtaagggaATCTTAAAATatctttgaaaataataaacataaaaaaattaaataaataaaagattgtATTGGGCTAggcttgaatttttttttctctttctgaaaaacttataaatacGTGGAAgtaggttagttttggaatgtCCGCAGTTTCTTCATTAAACATCatcttgtttttttctttccgcttgtttgttgtgttttctttttaaaaaacttaaaaggttAACATCATCTTGTTGCAAAGCTCGTTAAACATGGTATGTTATTTTTACATATGTTCTTGATTcagattatatttttatgttgttttataaaatttaaaaatattgatctaAGAGACAGATGGCGGAATGTTTTGTTTATGACCAATCATATGAATTTTTTGGTTCATTGCTAATCATGGTTTGACTTTATCATCCTTCATCTCTTGGAACATTGCACATTTGTTCATCACTGATTGTATGTCTAGTAACAAACTAGGAATGACTAGTTTTTTAGATTGTGCTCTTCTTAATGGAGTTTTGGTTTGGACCTTTGTTCATCACGGATTGTATATCCAGGTTTTGACGTGGTCGcattaactttttctttttatgttatATGCAGAGTTCTGATGAGAGTAGGATGACTGAGGATTTGCATGATCATTTGCCTGATCAAGAGGATCAGAATCATAAGCAGAATGATGATCAGTTGAGCGAGGATTCACTTTCTGATCATATGTCTGATGACGAAGAGGATAGTTGGTATCCGGAGGAAGAGGATCAGAATCAGCCTAATGAGAATTCGCCTGAGGATCAGGATCAGAATCAGTGGAATGAGAATTTGCCCCAGGAACAGAATCAGTGGAATGAGTGGCATTCTTATTGGCAATTTGATGTCTTTGAACATGTTTACCGTTGTTTCTCTGTCTCATCTCTTGAAAGGCCAGATCTTGAAAACGGTGATAAAATTATCATGCCACCTTCAGCTCTAGATAGCCTTGCTCGTTTGGAAATAGA
This portion of the Trifolium pratense cultivar HEN17-A07 linkage group LG3, ARS_RC_1.1, whole genome shotgun sequence genome encodes:
- the LOC123918583 gene encoding scarecrow-like protein 30, which produces MLSTDTLVENFPGSVNGCMFGNIPVSVFSNQNPENGFKFEDSNSISISPSTHSDSPNDSGTTSNVESSESSKYSNPILRFISDILMDEEDYLEKKPCMLQDCLKLQAAEKSFYDVLGNNNNNNFEAGTVTSTSSESYSNSSYTTDNSVVDYDSPENNAYEVFDKMPQAVFNFPSDAWNMNQEGTLILGSRGGSREKRGLLMNDVGILHEEDLRSSKVSAVYSDDSELSEMFDEVLLCKDGKSPSIFGANSEPSSLSHVSSSLGSNGKTSRSKKGSNKVKKLSSTVDLWTLLTQCAQAVGSYDQRNANDILKQIRQHSSAHGDGLQRLAHYFADGLEARLSAGTPMYKQLQSSSSADMLKAYKVYITASPFQRMSNFLANRTILGLAQNKSSLHIIDFGVFYGFQWPCLIQRLSEMPQGPPRLRITGIDLPQPGFRPAERVEETGRRLEKYCKRFGVPFEYNCLAQKWDTIRLEDLKIDREEVTVVNCLYRLKNLSDETVTANCPRDAVLRLIRKINPNIFIHGVVNGTYNAPFFLTRFREALFHFSSLFDMLEATVPREDPYRLMFEKGLFGRDAVNVIACEGAERVERPETYKQWQVRNKRARFKQLPLAPELVDRVKEMVKKEYPKDFVVDEDGKWVLQGWKGRILHAVSCWVPA
- the LOC123914721 gene encoding uncharacterized protein LOC123914721, whose amino-acid sequence is MISLGRGFYEFKFTSYEDMRLAWSSGTVNLKPGVLRLSKWTNDFNSSAQSQTNVQVWIRLMELPQEYWRQRTLFEIASAIGIPLALDEAKKNRTIGHYARLLVDLDLSNRIFDGIVVEREGFTFKLPVVYERLPEFCPHCYVIGHNVSNCRSVHPPTVEEKIVMKNKEQPEQNQFLIWMLMQKNQSLQLQQQPETQQPVIALAVHAEKPKVKIAANVANDKSDTSFSLALDNVVDEIVHGDLQTNIPIIQQVETVVTRDGEEDVAETQFDIVIDEHVNEVELAQPIHVAMVHSDSSRDDEETVPETQTTMLSQEPLLKPVLMEDIVISKHGHSEQAKIRPIKRLIISRFYLKVLRRGIKN